CAAGGGCGACGCCAACGAGACGGTCGCCTGCCTGGTCGACGACTTCAAGGGCGGCCGGCTGCGCACCCCCGAGGCCCCCGCCGAGGACGCCGTCACGGCCTTCCTGGAGGGTCGCGGCGTCCGGTACACCACCTGGGAGGGCTGGCACCGCCTGGACGCCCACGAGCGCGCGCTCGGCGAGCGCGAGGGCCGCGAGCGGATCAAGGTCGTCGAGCGCGCGGAGATGCTCCGCGCCAGCGAGCCGCAGGACGGCGCCGTCGAGGGCTGATCCGGCCCCGGCACTCGCACCGGCCCCGGCACCGTTCCGTACGGTGCCGGGGCCGGCGGCGTGTCAGACCGGCCGGCCCAGCCGGGCGGTGACCGTCTTCGGCCGCTGGTACTCGTGCAGGGCCAGGGCGCTCAGGTCGGTGCCGCTGCCCGAGGCGCCCCGGCCGCCGTGCGGCAGCTCGGCGGACTGCACCAGATGGCAGTTGAGCCAGGCCTCACCGGCGTTCAGCCGGGCCGCCAGGTCCAGCCCGGCCGACAGGTCGCTCGTCCAGACGCTGGCCGCCAGCGCCTGCGGGACGCCGTCGGCCAGGGCGAGCGCCTGCTCCGGGCCGGCCGCCCGCTGCACGGTGAGCAGCGGGCCGAAGACCTCCTCCAGCACGGCCGGGTCGTCGTCCGGGAGTTCGGCCAGCAGCCGGGCCGGCCGCCAGAGGCCGTCCGTGCGCCCGGGTGCCGCCACCGAGTACGTGGCGCCGGAGGCCGCCACGATCCGGTCGTAACGGGCCGCCTGGTCGGGGTTGTTGAGCGGCCCGAAGTCCCGGCCGGCCTGCCGGGCGGCCAGGGCGGCGGTCAGTTCGGCGACCACCTGGTCGTGGTTCTCGGCGAGGGTGATCACCCGGGCCGGGGCGGCGCAGCTCTGGCCCGCGTTGTAGGTGCAGGCGGCGGCCAGGTCGGCCCAGGTGTGCGCGGGGGCGTCCGGGAGGATCAGCACCGGGCTGTTGCCGCCCAGTTCCAGGCTGGTGCGCCGGCCGCCGGCCAGCGCCGCCACCTCGGCCCCGGCGGCGG
The sequence above is a segment of the Kitasatospora sp. NBC_00240 genome. Coding sequences within it:
- a CDS encoding aldehyde dehydrogenase family protein produces the protein MDTSTGSPDATPTGSAPAPVLDLTDPRTGLRRGTLEPARAERVTAAVGAARGALPAWRGLTPRERERRLDALADLVEEYQEAYAERERAGTGKPLAEALGEVRQVADLFRFYAGAARAGSAPAAGRYVPGHESWVRWEPVGVIAAIVPWNYPLLMAAWRCAPALAAGNTVVVKPAETTPDSVALLAEHARQALGEGVLAGLPGDRTTGRLLAAAAVDMIAFTGSAAAGAEVAALAGGRRTSLELGGNSPVLILPDAPAHTWADLAAACTYNAGQSCAAPARVITLAENHDQVVAELTAALAARQAGRDFGPLNNPDQAARYDRIVAASGATYSVAAPGRTDGLWRPARLLAELPDDDPAVLEEVFGPLLTVQRAAGPEQALALADGVPQALAASVWTSDLSAGLDLAARLNAGEAWLNCHLVQSAELPHGGRGASGSGTDLSALALHEYQRPKTVTARLGRPV